In a single window of the Candidatus Tisiphia endosymbiont of Nemotelus nigrinus genome:
- a CDS encoding transposase encodes MPKQHSTGGKERLLGISKRGDVYLRNLLIHGVRSVFITRVLRTKKLDKVTDDKSQFTNWLLKLQERRSYNTSVVAVVNKLARVVFLRY; translated from the coding sequence GTGCCAAAACAGCACTCAACTGGTGGGAAAGAAAGGTTGCTAGGAATTAGTAAAAGAGGCGATGTATATTTACGTAATTTATTAATCCATGGAGTCCGGTCTGTTTTTATAACTAGAGTATTAAGAACTAAAAAATTGGATAAAGTAACAGATGATAAGAGCCAATTCACTAATTGGCTGCTCAAACTACAGGAGAGACGAAGTTATAATACCAGTGTAGTGGCGGTGGTAAATAAATTAGCAAGAGTAGTATTTTTGCGGTACTGA